One window of the Nitrospirota bacterium genome contains the following:
- the ygiD gene encoding 4,5-DOPA dioxygenase extradiol, with protein sequence IPRPRAVLAVSAHWYIPDCAVTANPMPGTIHDFGGFPQELYQVEYPAPGSPALARRVKELLAPVSAGLDESRGLDHGTWSVLTHVFPKADIPVVQLSIDERQAPQFHYEMGKRLAPLREEGVLVIGSGNLVHNLHAYAWGRYETQPFDWAVRFEKQVQDLLLRRDDTQIVNYESLGQDALLSVPTPDHYLPLLYVLGLRRGNDGISFPVNGVDGGSVSMLAVQLG encoded by the coding sequence AATCCCGCGTCCCAGGGCTGTGCTTGCCGTGTCTGCTCACTGGTACATACCGGACTGTGCAGTGACGGCGAATCCCATGCCGGGTACAATCCACGATTTTGGCGGCTTCCCGCAGGAACTCTATCAGGTTGAATATCCGGCACCCGGAAGTCCAGCCCTTGCCCGGCGCGTTAAAGAGTTGCTTGCCCCTGTTTCAGCAGGACTTGACGAAAGCCGGGGGCTCGACCACGGAACCTGGTCGGTGCTGACTCACGTCTTTCCGAAGGCGGATATCCCCGTCGTTCAACTCAGTATTGATGAGAGGCAAGCGCCACAGTTCCATTATGAAATGGGCAAACGGCTTGCACCATTGAGGGAAGAAGGTGTTTTGGTCATAGGCAGCGGCAATCTGGTTCATAATTTACACGCCTACGCGTGGGGGCGTTATGAGACTCAGCCTTTTGACTGGGCTGTAAGATTTGAGAAACAGGTGCAGGACTTGTTGCTCAGGAGAGATGATACGCAGATTGTCAATTACGAGAGTCTTGGACAGGATGCACTGTTGTCTGTCCCGACACCGGATCATTACCTGCCGTTGCTCTATGTCCTCGGCCTTCGCAGGGGGAATGATGGGATCTCTTTTCCGGTAAATGGAGTTGATGGCGGGTCGGTCTCTATGCTTGCTGTCCAATTAGGCTGA
- a CDS encoding type II toxin-antitoxin system VapC family toxin — protein MSIKGFQTKIIYDTSIYIPFINNGTPYPANEVNIGKPLTYLSAVVAEELYAGAFDNTSIKLLDKMYETFESLGRLIAPSAPDWQKAGKVVAALADKYGFEEIFLSRMVNDVLISLSARQIGAIVVTRNIKDFLKIREFVNINIYSSDVF, from the coding sequence ATGTCTATCAAAGGATTTCAGACTAAGATTATCTATGATACATCAATATACATCCCTTTCATTAATAATGGCACTCCTTACCCTGCTAATGAAGTGAACATCGGAAAACCGTTGACTTATCTCAGTGCGGTAGTAGCAGAAGAACTCTATGCCGGAGCTTTTGACAATACATCCATTAAATTACTCGATAAAATGTATGAGACATTCGAAAGTCTTGGAAGATTAATAGCCCCTTCAGCGCCTGATTGGCAAAAAGCAGGAAAGGTTGTAGCGGCACTTGCTGATAAGTATGGGTTTGAGGAAATATTCTTATCCCGAATGGTAAACGATGTCTTGATTTCCCTGTCTGCAAGACAAATCGGGGCAATTGTTGTAACACGCAATATAAAGGATTTTCTCAAGATCAGGGAGTTTGTAAATATTAATATTTACAGTAGTGATGTCTTCTGA
- a CDS encoding diguanylate cyclase, which translates to MEKKHVTFRLRLIYKLIISYAAIAIFTSAAVLYSLAGTYSINTTARDLARNDFAIINIIHKLSESIQAQERNAGKYAILKRFEFKDLFERREQEFLKNLNELQKTGTELNLNSLIESYQTYRAEVEKIWTDDAEYSQSLKDAADGVITAINTVYDDHQSLLAAKIEFANLKQTETIKWTLILSSTGIILSILIAVIFTYNISSAINKLKKATLRIATGDFDYDPSIPPGDEIGDLAGDFTRMAAKLKIYEQVCLDASPLTRLPGNIAIEDVINSRLKNGSPFAVCYADLDNFKAYNDRYGYIKASDVIKMTAEVLYDSVSRHSDVNNFVGHIGGDDFIMIVPSDKVKPVCETAIKDFNERIRKYYSPDDAERGSIEGIDRYGVPRVFPIMTISIAVIMCQDGEYTSAVDIGRAAADTKGNVKNRSGSNYMINYGKNIG; encoded by the coding sequence ATGGAAAAAAAACATGTAACTTTCAGATTAAGGCTAATTTATAAGCTAATTATCAGTTATGCCGCTATAGCAATTTTCACATCAGCGGCTGTACTCTATTCTCTGGCGGGCACCTATTCAATAAACACTACCGCAAGAGACCTTGCAAGGAATGACTTTGCGATAATTAACATTATTCACAAACTGAGCGAATCTATTCAGGCGCAGGAAAGAAACGCTGGGAAATATGCCATTCTTAAGCGTTTTGAGTTTAAGGATCTTTTTGAGCGGCGTGAACAGGAATTCTTAAAAAACCTTAACGAACTTCAAAAAACCGGCACTGAACTTAATCTTAATTCATTAATTGAAAGTTATCAGACTTACAGGGCTGAGGTGGAGAAAATCTGGACTGATGACGCAGAATACTCCCAGTCCCTGAAAGATGCAGCAGATGGGGTCATCACAGCTATTAATACTGTTTATGATGACCATCAGTCACTCCTGGCGGCAAAGATTGAGTTTGCAAATCTTAAACAAACGGAGACCATAAAATGGACATTGATACTTTCTTCCACAGGCATAATACTCTCGATACTTATTGCAGTAATTTTCACATATAATATTTCATCAGCAATAAATAAACTGAAAAAAGCAACTTTACGAATTGCAACAGGTGATTTTGATTATGATCCAAGTATACCACCGGGAGATGAAATCGGGGATCTTGCGGGAGATTTTACCCGCATGGCTGCCAAGTTGAAGATCTATGAACAGGTCTGTCTTGACGCAAGTCCACTTACAAGACTCCCCGGAAACATTGCAATAGAGGATGTTATTAACAGCAGGTTGAAAAATGGTTCTCCTTTTGCGGTATGCTACGCAGACCTGGACAACTTCAAGGCATATAATGACCGGTATGGTTACATCAAGGCCAGTGATGTAATCAAGATGACTGCAGAAGTTTTGTATGATTCAGTTTCGCGGCATTCAGATGTTAATAACTTTGTAGGACATATCGGCGGCGATGACTTCATAATGATTGTACCGTCAGATAAGGTTAAACCGGTATGTGAGACAGCGATAAAGGATTTCAATGAGAGGATCAGGAAATACTATTCGCCAGATGATGCAGAGAGGGGCTCTATCGAAGGAATTGACCGTTATGGTGTTCCACGCGTCTTCCCCATAATGACTATATCCATAGCAGTAATCATGTGCCAGGATGGTGAATACACATCAGCTGTTGATATAGGACGTGCTGCTGCTGATACGAAAGGTAATGTTAAAAACAGATCGGGAAGCAATTACATGATAAATTACGGAAAGAACATCGGATGA
- the uvrA gene encoding excinuclease ABC subunit UvrA — MKQNGIVIRGAREHNLKNIDVVIPRDKLVVITGLSGSGKSSLAFDTIYAEGQRRYVESLSAYARQFLEQMSKPDVDSIEGLSPAISIEQKTTSRNPRSTVGTITEIYDYLRLLFARIGHPYCYQCGKEITAQTVQQMVDRVMDLPHETRLQILAPIIRGRKGEYRKEFSDMKGKGFVRARIDGEIRELEGEISLDKNRKHTIEIVIDRIILKKNVGDASVSREIPKQSGDDREGGRNTVFSDDKLRRRLADSIEIALRLADGIVVINQTGGEDILFSERLACIDCGISYPEVTPRIFSFNSPHGACPDCDGLGIRIMYEDEDGDVCPTCNGKRLKKEALSIKIHGSTIVDITRLSIKSAVSFFNTLRLSRREGFIGERILKEIRERLLFLSNVGLDYLTLDREASTLSGGEGQRIRLATQIGSSLVGVLYVLDEPSIGLHQRDNVRLLATLKRLRDLGNTVLLVEHDEETIREADYVIDMGPGAGVHGGEIVSSGTPARIIKDRKSLTGRYLAGALTVSLPRRHRRPVRYLNIRGANKNNLKDIDVSIPVGLLTAVTGVSGSGKSTLIFEILFKNLSNRLYRRSKLNEGCTQIDGYEEYDKIVNIDQSPIGRTPRSNPATYTGVFTHIRDLFVQIPESRMRGYKAGRYSFNVKGGRCEACQGDGLIKIEMHFLPDVYVTCEECRGQRYNRETLDINYKGKNIAEVLDMTIVQALAFFEPIPIIRHKLDTLKDVGLDYLKLGQAATTLSGGEAQRVKLSKELSRRATGRTLYILDEPTTGLHFADIQKLLDVLNKLVDAGSSVVVIEHHPDVIKNADYIIDLGPEGGDGGGEVVAYGTPEDVAEVERSYTGMLLREMYRVKEAMSGNNEQ; from the coding sequence ATGAAGCAGAATGGGATAGTAATCAGGGGGGCCAGAGAACATAATTTAAAAAATATTGATGTGGTAATTCCACGGGATAAACTTGTAGTTATTACAGGTCTCAGTGGTTCCGGAAAATCATCACTTGCCTTTGATACGATATATGCTGAAGGGCAAAGGAGATATGTCGAGTCATTGTCTGCATATGCCCGGCAGTTTTTAGAGCAGATGAGTAAACCTGATGTTGACTCTATAGAAGGTCTATCACCGGCAATCTCGATAGAACAAAAGACAACAAGCAGGAACCCACGTTCAACAGTTGGTACAATCACAGAGATATATGACTATTTAAGGCTGTTGTTTGCGCGTATCGGACATCCTTACTGCTATCAGTGCGGAAAAGAGATCACTGCACAGACAGTCCAGCAGATGGTTGACAGAGTTATGGACCTGCCTCATGAGACGAGGCTCCAGATACTTGCCCCGATTATCAGGGGGAGAAAGGGTGAGTATAGAAAAGAATTTTCTGATATGAAGGGCAAGGGGTTTGTGAGGGCTCGGATTGATGGTGAAATCAGGGAATTAGAGGGAGAGATATCCTTAGATAAGAATAGGAAGCACACAATAGAGATAGTGATTGACCGTATTATACTGAAAAAGAATGTTGGCGATGCGTCAGTAAGTCGGGAGATCCCGAAACAATCCGGGGATGACAGGGAAGGCGGCAGAAATACAGTATTTTCAGATGATAAGCTGCGGAGACGGCTTGCTGATTCTATTGAGATTGCCCTCAGACTTGCTGACGGGATAGTGGTGATAAATCAGACAGGCGGAGAGGACATCCTGTTCAGTGAAAGGCTTGCATGTATTGATTGCGGTATCAGTTATCCTGAGGTAACCCCCCGTATCTTTTCGTTCAATAGCCCGCACGGGGCGTGTCCTGACTGTGACGGACTTGGAATCAGAATAATGTATGAGGATGAAGACGGAGATGTTTGCCCGACATGTAATGGCAAAAGGCTTAAGAAAGAGGCATTGTCAATAAAAATCCACGGAAGTACTATTGTTGACATCACAAGACTGTCAATCAAATCGGCTGTCAGTTTCTTTAATACATTAAGGCTAAGCAGGCGCGAAGGATTTATCGGGGAGCGCATACTCAAGGAGATAAGAGAGCGCCTGCTATTCCTGTCCAATGTCGGGCTCGATTATCTGACCCTGGATCGTGAGGCATCCACTCTGTCGGGGGGGGAAGGTCAGCGTATCAGGCTTGCCACTCAGATCGGTTCAAGCCTTGTTGGTGTATTGTATGTCCTGGATGAGCCAAGTATAGGCCTGCACCAGAGGGATAATGTGAGGCTGCTTGCAACGCTTAAGAGGCTTAGAGATCTTGGTAATACAGTCCTGCTGGTTGAACATGATGAGGAGACCATAAGAGAGGCAGACTATGTCATTGATATGGGCCCCGGTGCAGGTGTTCACGGTGGTGAGATTGTGTCATCGGGAACCCCTGCCAGGATAATAAAGGACAGGAAATCACTTACCGGCCGTTACCTGGCTGGTGCGCTTACTGTATCATTGCCAAGGCGTCACCGGAGGCCGGTACGATATCTTAATATAAGAGGTGCAAATAAAAATAACCTCAAAGACATAGATGTCTCTATACCAGTAGGGCTGCTAACTGCTGTTACTGGAGTTTCAGGTTCAGGAAAGAGTACATTAATCTTTGAAATCCTTTTTAAGAACCTGTCAAACAGGCTTTACAGGAGATCCAAGTTAAATGAGGGTTGCACACAGATTGATGGTTATGAGGAATATGACAAGATTGTAAATATTGATCAGTCGCCCATTGGCAGGACACCGAGATCAAATCCGGCAACTTATACAGGGGTATTTACTCACATAAGGGATCTTTTTGTACAAATTCCGGAATCAAGGATGAGGGGTTACAAGGCTGGAAGATACAGCTTTAATGTAAAAGGCGGCCGGTGTGAGGCGTGTCAGGGCGATGGGCTTATTAAAATAGAAATGCACTTCCTTCCTGATGTGTATGTGACATGCGAGGAATGCAGGGGGCAGCGATATAACAGGGAGACGCTCGATATAAATTATAAGGGAAAAAATATAGCAGAGGTACTGGACATGACGATTGTTCAGGCGCTTGCTTTTTTTGAACCTATTCCAATCATCAGACATAAGCTTGATACCTTAAAGGATGTTGGACTTGATTATTTAAAGCTTGGACAGGCGGCAACGACATTGTCAGGGGGAGAGGCGCAGAGGGTCAAGCTGTCGAAGGAATTATCAAGGCGGGCTACCGGACGGACCCTCTATATACTTGACGAGCCGACTACAGGACTGCATTTTGCAGATATCCAGAAACTTCTTGATGTACTCAACAAGCTTGTAGATGCAGGGAGCAGCGTTGTAGTTATCGAACATCATCCTGATGTTATCAAAAATGCGGACTATATCATAGACCTGGGTCCTGAGGGAGGTGATGGCGGCGGTGAGGTTGTGGCGTATGGCACTCCGGAAGACGTGGCTGAGGTGGAGAGGTCGTATACCGGGATGCTGCTGAGGGAGATGTATAGAGTTAAAGAAGCTATGAGTGGAAACAATGAGCAATGA
- a CDS encoding (Fe-S)-binding protein, whose amino-acid sequence MNYLVSVKNEVSKCIKCGICMAGCPTYEVTKDESMVARGRLSLIGANIDGRLETSATLDDTITSCIGCLTCEVNCPGGVKVGEIIFAAKAQIAENRGLGILGRFMSRAVVGQRWPLSVVIRLSSIPVKIYGLLPERWPFTAVLPFVRKDKKRKLPDTGNRAFTSSYPEYVKTKCKEVKGVVAFFPGCVINFSTQEIGRATVSVLNKLGYDVIIPEGQYCCGIPLMSIGDTETAEKVAIKNIELFSKYDVEAIIISCATCGHTLKKEYPVLLSRLMNGTSEMVRGFSDKVIDIHEFVNRRYATTGHQQVGQTESVAGSQMMLEAGDSVSKLSQVKHIVQNDKERVALGHKIRVTYHDPCHLKKGLGIYESPRVILRSISDAEFVEMDEADACCGFGGIFSLKHYGLSSDIGTKKAESIRRSSADLVATGCPGCKIHIEDSLNRAGMSVRVVHTIELLDKALL is encoded by the coding sequence ATGAATTATTTAGTATCGGTAAAAAACGAGGTCTCCAAGTGCATCAAGTGCGGGATCTGCATGGCTGGCTGTCCAACCTATGAGGTTACTAAGGATGAGTCTATGGTGGCCCGCGGCAGGCTCAGCCTCATAGGGGCGAATATTGACGGGCGGCTGGAGACATCAGCAACATTGGATGATACCATTACATCATGCATAGGGTGTCTTACCTGTGAAGTGAACTGTCCCGGGGGGGTTAAGGTCGGTGAGATTATATTTGCAGCCAAGGCGCAGATTGCTGAAAACAGGGGTCTTGGAATCTTAGGAAGGTTCATGTCAAGGGCTGTTGTCGGTCAGAGATGGCCGCTCTCGGTTGTCATCAGGCTATCATCCATTCCTGTTAAAATTTATGGTTTACTGCCTGAGCGATGGCCCTTCACTGCCGTACTTCCCTTTGTCAGGAAGGATAAGAAACGAAAACTGCCTGACACCGGCAATCGGGCTTTCACTTCTTCTTACCCTGAATATGTTAAGACTAAGTGTAAAGAGGTGAAAGGTGTTGTGGCATTTTTCCCTGGCTGTGTAATTAACTTTTCCACTCAGGAGATCGGCAGGGCAACGGTAAGTGTCTTAAACAAACTTGGTTATGATGTTATTATCCCGGAAGGTCAATACTGCTGTGGAATTCCTCTGATGTCTATTGGTGACACGGAGACTGCTGAGAAAGTGGCCATAAAGAATATCGAGCTTTTTTCAAAATATGATGTCGAAGCAATTATCATATCCTGTGCAACCTGCGGGCATACACTTAAGAAAGAATATCCCGTTTTGCTCAGCCGCCTGATGAATGGCACTTCTGAAATGGTGCGAGGCTTCTCAGATAAGGTTATAGACATACATGAGTTTGTGAACAGGAGATATGCGACTACTGGGCATCAACAAGTCGGTCAAACTGAATCTGTTGCGGGATCTCAGATGATGCTTGAGGCAGGAGATTCTGTAAGTAAACTGAGTCAGGTTAAGCACATTGTTCAGAATGACAAGGAGAGGGTTGCATTGGGACATAAGATTAGAGTAACATATCATGACCCATGTCATCTTAAGAAAGGACTTGGGATATATGAGTCTCCCAGGGTGATATTGAGATCAATCAGTGATGCCGAGTTCGTTGAAATGGATGAGGCTGATGCCTGCTGCGGATTCGGAGGCATATTCAGCTTGAAGCACTATGGCCTTTCGTCAGATATAGGGACAAAAAAGGCTGAGAGCATAAGGCGCAGCAGCGCTGATTTGGTTGCAACAGGTTGTCCCGGCTGTAAGATACATATAGAAGATTCCCTGAACAGGGCAGGGATGTCAGTGCGTGTGGTACACACGATTGAGTTGCTGGATAAAGCGCTATTGTAA
- the fsa gene encoding fructose-6-phosphate aldolase gives MKFFIDTANIAEIKEAVSLGLIDGVTTNPSLVARENREFRELIKEVCSIVDGPVNAEVISLDAAGMIKEARELSPIHENIVVKIPMTPEGLKSVKALSKEGIKTNVTLIFSASQALLAAKAGASYVSPFVGRLDDVSYAGMELVGQIRTIFDNYGYTTEIIVASIRNPVHVVDSAMIGADVATMPFKVLLQLARHPLTDIGMRKFMEDWQKVPGKK, from the coding sequence ATGAAATTTTTTATTGACACCGCAAATATAGCTGAGATTAAAGAGGCTGTAAGCCTGGGCCTTATAGACGGGGTAACAACTAATCCATCGCTTGTTGCCAGGGAGAACAGGGAATTCAGGGAACTAATCAAAGAGGTTTGCTCGATCGTCGACGGTCCTGTAAATGCTGAGGTGATATCCCTGGATGCGGCAGGTATGATTAAAGAGGCCCGGGAACTCAGCCCCATACATGAGAATATTGTCGTCAAGATCCCTATGACGCCTGAAGGCTTAAAGTCTGTGAAAGCGCTGTCTAAGGAAGGTATAAAGACCAATGTCACACTTATTTTCTCGGCATCACAGGCGCTGCTTGCGGCCAAGGCAGGTGCGTCTTATGTAAGTCCCTTTGTAGGCCGTCTTGATGATGTTTCTTATGCCGGCATGGAGTTGGTTGGTCAGATTAGGACCATATTTGACAACTATGGCTACACGACAGAGATAATCGTTGCAAGTATCAGGAATCCTGTTCATGTGGTAGATTCCGCAATGATAGGTGCAGATGTTGCAACCATGCCGTTTAAAGTATTACTTCAGCTGGCCCGGCATCCTCTCACAGACATAGGCATGAGGAAATTCATGGAAGACTGGCAGAAAGTGCCCGGGAAAAAATAA
- a CDS encoding HU family DNA-binding protein: MTKAEFVDAIQKGAKGMTLSKRETEELADCMFEVLSKSLKKDRRFVYPGFGTFSVRNRKARTGRNPRTGEAIKIKASKTISFKPAPKLKNML, from the coding sequence ATGACGAAAGCTGAATTTGTTGATGCTATACAGAAGGGTGCGAAGGGGATGACCCTTAGCAAGAGGGAGACAGAGGAACTTGCTGATTGTATGTTTGAAGTATTGTCCAAGTCCTTAAAGAAAGACAGGCGGTTTGTTTATCCTGGATTTGGAACTTTTTCAGTAAGGAACCGCAAGGCAAGAACCGGAAGAAACCCGCGTACCGGCGAGGCAATAAAGATTAAGGCAAGTAAGACCATATCCTTTAAACCAGCCCCAAAACTAAAGAATATGCTTTAA
- a CDS encoding MtrB/PioB family outer membrane beta-barrel protein yields the protein MKKLFLLFITTLLIFNTAYAEEGIQPPVQAETPSDTELNSVPKPELEVPPEDEDKSQSTPGGPAEQPEEPLFTPAPEEVLYSPVREPEKPRGEFHAEVNLTFQSVDLNTDSSKAQEYRKLTDGFYIRDLSMQYETQEHELQGTLRNVAPLFNIIDDGYGGLTYRRYGFIDVNLGLSKFLHDYTNDAKSLYTPVNQYTYRIPESDTGARPFDASTRRDKYDFNVRLTPGDRIIVTTSLSLEDRKGRRPITLESLTASAAKPSVITEIAEPTDYTTALIALGLEYSDDIIDIQLNNNLQVFANRQPDQIIWDNPNPSQPGAYGSARTSDDYTVQTLSFKPSIRLSDNIRLVNSLSYSSVTNSIKLAPFTTADVEENTFQRNTIDPDVRSLNVSSTLTTMLFPDIRLNVKYRYYAYENDTPEIKEPPAYIMLDGISAKYSRFPRYTSNITRSLGIDGNWFLSDRLSIDAGIEDKDMPRREREVKDQRVDSAFITFNSVFSQTLSALIGYRYEKARGNFDTTYYLSTYDPLSEVNQHQLLQAFDLSDSDTHSAKTGINYLPLDILNLSASLSVSKGEHNDVMIGRKSSQSESASMSAELNPFKSLMLYGHYFHDKTTIESRYSWTFDNTLSGSDFYPFESDPLYPGFITPVSETIEDTSNSYVIGFDIEAFKQIIVTGNYGRTKSTNTSVHMPAISSSTDTYEFKISYRLRNAGYSYGNSSMSLNDLRLSAGYYTEIYKRNDFALDNIPDPVDEILVSDPMDIFLGIRDPDYRLNIFSLTLSFIF from the coding sequence ATGAAAAAATTATTTCTTCTATTTATTACAACATTATTGATTTTTAATACGGCCTATGCGGAGGAAGGAATCCAGCCGCCTGTCCAGGCGGAGACTCCGTCAGATACAGAGCTGAATTCTGTTCCCAAACCTGAACTCGAGGTTCCACCTGAAGATGAAGACAAATCACAATCCACTCCGGGGGGACCGGCAGAACAACCAGAGGAGCCCCTGTTTACACCCGCTCCAGAGGAGGTATTATATAGTCCGGTCAGGGAGCCGGAGAAACCCCGCGGGGAGTTTCACGCTGAGGTAAATTTAACCTTTCAGAGTGTTGACCTGAATACTGACTCATCAAAGGCTCAGGAATACAGAAAACTGACAGACGGTTTTTATATCAGAGATTTATCCATGCAATATGAAACACAGGAGCATGAATTACAAGGCACATTAAGAAACGTCGCGCCTCTTTTTAATATTATTGATGATGGCTACGGGGGTTTGACTTACAGGAGATACGGGTTTATTGATGTTAATTTAGGCCTCAGCAAATTCCTTCACGACTATACGAATGACGCAAAATCTCTATATACCCCTGTAAATCAATATACATACAGAATACCGGAATCAGATACAGGAGCAAGACCCTTTGACGCCTCAACCCGGCGGGATAAATATGACTTTAATGTAAGACTCACACCAGGAGACCGGATAATTGTAACAACTTCGCTATCCCTTGAAGACAGGAAAGGGAGAAGGCCGATAACCCTGGAGAGCCTGACAGCGTCTGCGGCAAAACCATCGGTAATAACAGAGATCGCTGAACCGACTGATTACACCACAGCCTTAATCGCCCTTGGCCTTGAATATTCAGATGATATTATTGACATACAGCTTAATAACAACTTGCAGGTGTTTGCAAACAGACAGCCGGACCAAATCATATGGGATAATCCTAACCCCTCTCAACCAGGGGCTTACGGAAGCGCCAGAACCAGTGACGACTATACTGTTCAGACCCTCTCTTTCAAACCATCAATCAGATTATCGGACAATATAAGGCTGGTAAATTCTCTTTCCTACAGCAGCGTTACTAACTCCATAAAGCTTGCACCATTCACTACGGCAGATGTTGAAGAGAATACATTTCAGAGGAATACCATTGACCCTGATGTAAGGAGCCTTAATGTCTCATCAACACTGACAACTATGCTGTTCCCGGATATAAGGCTTAATGTTAAATACAGATACTATGCGTATGAAAACGACACACCTGAGATTAAGGAGCCGCCGGCATATATCATGCTGGATGGCATCAGCGCTAAATATTCAAGGTTTCCGAGGTATACATCCAATATCACCAGAAGTCTCGGTATTGATGGAAACTGGTTTTTATCGGACAGGCTTTCCATTGATGCAGGGATAGAAGACAAGGACATGCCCAGACGTGAACGGGAGGTGAAAGACCAGCGTGTTGATAGTGCCTTTATAACTTTTAATTCTGTTTTTTCTCAGACACTATCAGCCCTTATTGGCTACAGGTATGAGAAGGCCAGGGGAAATTTTGATACGACATATTATCTATCCACTTATGATCCCCTCAGTGAGGTAAACCAGCACCAGCTACTCCAGGCCTTTGACCTGTCTGATTCTGATACTCACTCGGCTAAGACAGGGATTAATTACCTGCCTTTGGATATCCTGAATCTGAGCGCCTCTCTCTCAGTATCAAAGGGAGAACACAATGACGTAATGATAGGAAGGAAAAGCTCTCAGTCTGAGTCTGCGTCAATGTCAGCAGAGTTAAATCCTTTTAAATCCCTTATGCTTTATGGTCATTACTTCCACGATAAGACCACTATCGAAAGCCGGTATTCATGGACATTTGATAACACTTTATCCGGTTCTGACTTTTACCCTTTTGAGTCTGATCCGCTCTATCCCGGCTTTATCACACCAGTCTCAGAGACCATAGAAGATACATCAAACAGTTATGTAATAGGATTTGACATTGAAGCATTTAAACAAATAATTGTAACCGGCAATTACGGCAGAACAAAATCCACAAACACAAGTGTCCATATGCCGGCAATCAGCAGCAGCACTGACACATATGAATTTAAAATCTCTTACAGGCTGCGCAATGCAGGTTATAGTTACGGCAATTCATCAATGAGTTTAAACGATCTGCGGTTAAGCGCCGGCTATTATACCGAGATATATAAACGCAATGATTTTGCACTGGACAACATCCCTGACCCTGTTGATGAAATTTTAGTCAGCGATCCCATGGATATATTTCTTGGCATCAGGGATCCAGATTACAGATTAAACATATTTTCACTTACACTTAGTTTTATTTTCTGA
- a CDS encoding DmsE family decaheme c-type cytochrome: MKKALLVGMDKCWECHEKTSVQWDHTIHAKWKPGRLKSAKAKDVKTTDCETCHGPGSLHIYDPKSLKNIITFGPKSFYTREEQNAVCLKCHEKGELYYWKGNTHGRNLRCTDCHHVMDNISRNGLLNNTSEREICLRCHVQKKKDLLRSPHLSQDEEKMTCSTCHAPHGSDTPGILNSPSVNENCFKCHAEKRGPYLFEHLPVQENCLLCHVPHSSMNRSLLKMRQPFLCLECHSNLPVKGNGMPDAHDVMNPNSRFTYNKGCTNCHPMIHGSRHPSGARLQR; encoded by the coding sequence GTGAAAAAGGCATTGCTTGTTGGAATGGATAAGTGCTGGGAGTGTCATGAAAAGACCTCTGTTCAATGGGATCACACCATTCATGCCAAGTGGAAACCAGGCCGCTTAAAATCGGCAAAGGCTAAAGATGTTAAAACAACTGACTGCGAAACCTGTCATGGACCCGGAAGCCTTCATATATACGACCCCAAAAGCCTCAAGAACATAATAACATTTGGGCCAAAGTCTTTTTATACAAGGGAAGAACAGAATGCCGTTTGTCTCAAATGTCACGAAAAAGGCGAACTCTACTATTGGAAAGGAAATACTCATGGGAGGAATCTCCGCTGCACTGACTGTCATCATGTAATGGATAACATCTCCAGAAATGGGCTTCTGAATAATACTTCAGAAAGGGAAATATGCCTCAGGTGTCATGTTCAGAAAAAGAAAGATTTACTTCGCTCTCCTCACTTGTCTCAAGATGAAGAGAAGATGACCTGTTCCACATGTCATGCACCTCACGGATCTGACACACCAGGCATACTCAATTCACCTTCAGTTAATGAGAATTGCTTTAAATGCCACGCAGAAAAACGGGGGCCCTATCTGTTTGAACACCTTCCTGTGCAGGAGAATTGCCTTCTCTGTCATGTGCCGCATTCATCTATGAACCGCTCATTGCTGAAGATGAGACAACCATTCCTTTGCCTTGAGTGTCACTCAAACCTTCCTGTAAAGGGAAACGGCATGCCTGACGCTCATGATGTCATGAATCCAAACAGCCGCTTCACTTATAACAAGGGGTGCACTAATTGTCACCCTATGATCCACGGTTCAAGACATCCTTCAGGTGCAAGACTACAGCGATGA